Part of the Chitinivibrionales bacterium genome, CAACTGCTGCTTTTTACCTATCATGTTTGGGCCCCGGCAATAATCGTCCCGGTCTGCGTGGGCGCTTTGACTAAAAATCGTTCGATCCGGTACTCCAGACATATCAAGGTCACCATGATAACGGCGACTATCGCAGCGCTGGCGTATAAGGGGATTCTGATGCTCAACGGTAAGGGAGTTGAATTGCCGTTGCCGGAGAATGTCCTTACCTTCATGGAGATAATCGACACTTCGGTATTCGGCGTCGCCGTTTCCCTGATCGTATTTCTTATTACCCTTGCCCTCTTTCGCTCTCCGGCGAAAGACGCCACTATGGAATAACAGGGTTTTATTATTACCGTTTGAAAGGATACGTCACTTTACAACCAGCATCCTCCCTTGTTTTACTATCGACTTTGTTTGCCAGGTATAGAGCACCATCTTGCCAGCAATTTCCGAAGGTACGGCAAATATACTGTTTTTCTGCAACAGGTTTCTGGTGATTACCCTGCCATCAAGAGAATACAAGGTCAGAATGCCCTTTTCGGGAAGGGTAAAAAATGACCCCCCGGCTGTGGTAAGAGCCTGAAATTTCATGATCATTCCCCTCTGAAGTCCACGCATTACCGGAGTTTCCACCCCTTTCAGCCGGCCGAATTCAATATCACCGGCCGGCTCCCCGATCGGGTCATATTTGTATTGAAACTGCTCGTCAATCGTAATATCGTATCCTCCGTTATGGGCAACCTTGTCGGAAGCGTTTCCCCATGCAATCGAACCGTCATACACCCCGGCCGATGTTTCTATCAATGTAACTACTTCCTCTTCACTGCCCATCGTCATGAGTTTTATCGTGACGGTATCGATACCGGCGGTCTTATCGTCGTCATACACCCGGATATAGAGTAGATCGCCGGTTTTATAGAAATCGGTCAATTTTGCCTGATCACTGTAATCATCGGTATTGGCATAGTAGACCTGTCCCAGTGCACCAGAAAGAACGGTGGTGCTTGTTGTGGGATCGGGTTCTCCGATTCCGTTGTAGGTATAGGTGTAGGTTTCACCAATATCAATTTCCAGGGCGTCGTTGTCTGCGGTTCTCGAATCTGTTGGTGCAAAGGGAATGGAGCCCCGGTAGATTCCCGGTTCGGTCTCGGTAAGGGTGATCGTTTCCCGCTCACCCGACGGACCTTCAATGGTAATCGTAATCTCATCGGTATCGGGAGTTTTGGAATCGTCGGTCACCTGAATATAGAGGGTGTCGTTATACCGTCCGTAAGACCCACCGATAATTTCATTGGAGTAATTTCCGGTATTGAAAAACTCGACCTTTGCCGCCTGGCCTTCAAGAGTGGTCGATCCGGTTTTCTGATCTTCGTTAATGCCGTTATAGGTATATGATAATTCATCGCCTACAGCGACGTTGAGAATATCATTTCCACTTGTCCGGTCTGTAGATTGGCCGAAGGCGATTACGCCGCGGTAGACGGTTGGCGATGATTCGGTCAGGGTTACCGTTTCGCTTTCGCCGTCGGGACCTGCCAATTCTATGGTAACTTCATCCTCCCCCGATGTTTTTGAATCGTCGGTGATCTGGATAAACAACGAATCGGAGCGTTTTCTGAACTCTGATAAAGAAGCAAGGTCCGAATAAGAGCTACTGTTGCCGAAAGCTATTTCCGAATCGAAGGCCGTGAGGGTTACCGTCCCGGTAATCGGTCCCTGGTCTTCCTGTCCGATACCGAGGAAAGAGAATGAAATATCATCATCGATACCCACATCAAAAACATCGTTATTCGACACTCTCGCGCCGGGATCGCCGAAATCGATCGAGCCGCGGTAGGTACCGGTACCGGCTTCAATAAGCTGAACGGTTTCCCGTTCTCCATCGGGGCCGATGAGTTCGATTTCGGTGGTATCGACTCCTTTAGTTTTGGAGTCATCATATACCTGAATATAGAACGTGTTACTTGCCTTTACATACGCCTCGATTGTATCGGCGTCGGTGAAATCTTGAAAATTGGAAAACTGGACCAGTGTTTCAATACCCTCAAACACATAGGTATCCAGCTGAAAGTTGGTTTTAATTGTGACCCGTGAATCGGGGATATACCGCTCCGCATGGTAGAAATCAAAGGGATAGACGACCCCGTCCACCAGAAAGCCGTCGGGAAGGCTGTCGAGCCGGATGCTGTCGGAGATTGCCGAATGAACCCCGCCCAGATCCATGACCAGACTGTCGTTAACAAAAGCCCAGACATCATCGTCCCCTCTGAAGATAAAAAACTGCCCGGTACCTTCGTTGTAAGTAACCTGGGTGTGAATTTCTGTAGTAAATCCGTAGTTGTGATCGGGATGGTCGGTTTGAAGGTGCCCGTAGGGGTCGGGTCCCCCGGGATAGGCGGGTGTCCAGTTGGAGTCGTTGTCGATAGGGAAAAACTGGGGAAACGATATACCATATACCCCCGGTTCACCGTCGATTTCATCGAACTGGATATCGATATAAAAGGGCCGATTGACACCGGCAACATCGTTGTACCACTGTCCGAAATTGGAAGTGGTGGTGGCACAGCCGGCCCCGCTCTTGAGAACAACCTGCCGGTGATCTCCGGGGAACGGGGAATTCTGAACTCCTTCAAAGATGGTATTCTGGACCATGCCGTAAGTCGGGCCGCAGCTGTAATAATTAAAATCAGGATGCATCCCCGCAGTATCGATCGTATTTTTTTCTTTGAAATCACGGATTTTCGCTTTGACTATTTTGGTCTTTTTTCGGATATTCAGCTTGATACTGGTGGTAATTCTCACATTCGACTCAACCGTATGCCGCTCGGCATGAAAAAAATCGAAGGTATAGGTCTTCCCGTCTTCCAGAAAACCGTCGGGCAAATCATTCAATCGCACCGATGCACTTCGTGGAGGATGGACACCTCCCAAATCGATAACCAGGGAGTCGTTGATAAACACCCAGACATCATCATCACCGGTAAAAGAAAAAACCTGGTCCTTGTCCTGCAGGTAGGTGAACGTAGCATGGAATTCGGTGGTAAAGGAAAAGTTGTTTCCATCATAGTAATCATCAAAGGGCTCCAACGCCGGATCATTCAGGGAAACATAGGGCTCCCCGCTATTGAGAGGAAAAAAATTTGAATCGATATAGGTGACCAGGCCGTTTGCATGAACCAGAAAAGGCAGTTCGATCGCAAATTTCCGGTTTACCCCCGAAACATCGTTATACCATTGCTCGAAATTATCTTCTCCCGACCATTTTGTTCCAACAGCGGAGGCCAATAACCGGGGCCCCCGTTCATCACCGGCGATTGATGAGGTGTCATCAGTAGTATCGATACTGGTGGCGACTGCCCCCGTTCTGGCATCGCTTCCCTGAAAAGTCTCAAAATCCGGATGGTCTTCAGAGTTAAAATCCCGGATAATCACCTGAAACCAGGAGGTATCTACAACAGAGTCGGGATCCTGTGCCTGGATCGGCCGAACAAAGCCGGCGAGTATAACCGTCGATATAATTAATAATGCCTGGAATGAAAATTTTGAATAACCTCGTACAACCCCTGATTTAAGCGAATAAACCGCCATTAAGACACCATCTAAAAACATATTTTGCTCCCATTTCACAACGCTGCGTTGTATCTAATAATAAGTTTTTTCTTTCTGCCCTACGCCTAATCTATAATATATCAAATTTCCAAAATTTAACTATCATTTTTTTGTAATGATTGCATTTTAAATCCGAACCAATTAACTTTGGCAATCATTTTAAGCAGAATATGCACCGACGGTTCCTCGCGCCAAGACTGAATTTGCCTATCAGTTTTTTTGAGGAGTAAATTAAAAAAAGCAAATCTCCAACAGCTTCGCCCGGGTTTTAATGCCCTCCACCAAACCGGCTTATAGCGAATGCCGGAAGCCGTCTTATAGATACGAACCCGGGATATCGGTACGCGACAAGGCCATAAGTGAGGCACGAGACAGGCGCATACCGGGCCTATGCAACGATTAAGCAACAAAGCAGATGGGCTCGTCCAGTCTGATCAGCCGAGGGGAACATTGGTGAGACGGCTTCTAATATCTGGTGATCGACTCAGTCCACACAACAGCAGTACCATTTGAAATATTAACCAGTTTCACTCCCGGTTTGAGGGATTTCAATGGAATAATTGTAGTGCTCTCACAGTGGATCCGCCTCTCCATCCTTCCCCGGGCATCAAATATTTCAACCAGATATTTTCCCTTTTGCGGCAATTGTATTTTGAGTCCCCTGTTGGATTTTTGGACAACCGCGCCTCTTAAGCCGGCCTGATCATTCGCAGGGTCGAAACGATCGAAGAGGGAAGCCACCTCGATATCGGTACCGTCGATTTCATAACTATCACGATTATTATAATCATCGATATATCCCGGCGCAATATCTTCAACCGGCGCGCTGATCCAGAAATCACCATTCCAGGCTTTCTCAGCATAGCCCTCCGGATTATTAATTGTATCGTACTTGCACGGATGCCTGGTCAGGTTCAATGTTTTTTCCTTTTGCCAGTTCATGGCGATAATATTGGAGCCATCCTCGAAATCTCTACCCTGGGGAGACCAACCACAATACATAAGCGCCCAATAATCCGAATTTGTCGACCAGCCGCCGATTGTCAGGTTGCCGCCGCCGATTGTCTGATAAATGCCGTCACGATACACATGATTCTTGTCGTCATACACCTGGTTTTTCAGAAGCGTATCCACCGACCAGGAGTTCCACATGATATGATCGATATTACCGTCCTCCCCGACACTTCGGTCCTGCTGCCATGTCCAGGTCACCGTGTCGATTTTACCGACAGCGACCCTGCTGTGAAAACCGTTATTATTGTGAATGGTGTGAACCCCCGAAGGCGATATTCCCAACCCGCAACCACTCCCATTCTCAAATATCGTATTACCACAGGTAACATTCTGCACACCGCCGCCGAGTTCGGGAAGCTGAATAATACTCCAGTCCCCTGAACAGAGACTGGTGTTGGCGAGTTTTACATTGCCGGACAATTGTATCTGGTTCCCCGAGCTGCTGAATTCGACCACTTTTTCGGCGTCACCGGTTTGAACATGCACACGGTAAAGCTCTTCATTGCTCTTACTCGTCGTATAATACACATGCTCTCCCCGGGGCCATTCCAGAATCATACTCCATATCCGCCCGTCACCAACATCACCGGTGGGAACTTTTGTCAACTTTTTTATCGTTTTATTCACCCCTCCAAGCCGCATCACGCAAACATACCAGCCGTCACTCTCATTCTTAAAAAATGCTACATGGGTACCATAGGAATTGATCTGCGGAAAACGGGCGTCATTTCTGTTTTCAACATTCACCAGAAAGGTCGAATCGATCCACCGGTCATTGATAATGGTGTGCATGTCGATCCCATAGCCCAGAGGCCCATGATAAGTAGACACACATATACCACTCACGGCAAAAACGGAAAACGATATTGCCACTACAAACAGGCTGGAAAAAAATGCCTTTTTAAGCATCCCCGCTCCTTTTATATAATTATGAAATACAGACACATAGCATTGCCACTGAATGTGCAGATATGCAACAAAGTGGAAGCCCTTTTACTTTTTTATGCTGAATGGTAGGAAAAAATTTAAGTATTCACCTTAATTTAATATACTAAATTATTCTTTGCGCCGCTCAAGATTATTTTTGGTATTCACGTGATTGCAGAGGAGGTCAGGAATGCAGATCAGGAAAGATTATCCCAGCAGTCCATACAGTTTTTTGCACCGATGGTTATTTTTCCCGATCTATTTCATGCCAATCCTTATTTTATTGAACCCTGTTTCGCTGCTGTTTGCTCAAGACATTGCGTTCGAATTGTCCCCTCCGAAATTACATTACCATAAGGTATATTGAAAGCAGATATGAGGAGACTCAAATCTAACTACCAAAAAATAATTATTTTTTCCGAATCCTTATCGCATCTGTTGATTTTATTAATATTTGACAAATAATGAACGTTCCTCTTGTCGAATTCACCAAAGTCTGTTTCTCCTACGGCCGCCATGAAGTGCTTCATAATGTTTCATTTACCATTGAGGCCAACAGCTTTGTTGGTATAGTCGGTCCGAACGGCGGCGGCAAAACGACTCTTCTCCGGCTGCTTTTAGGACTGATTAAACCTGAGCGAGGAACGATAAGGGTGTTTGGAAAATCACCGCAAAAGGCACGGGCACAAACAGGGTATGTCATGCAGCACATGGAGTACGACTCTCGATTTCCCGCCACGGTTATGGATATCGTTCTTATGGGTCGGGTACATAATCATTGGGTAGGCCCCTATTCACGAGAAGATAAACGCCACGCCGAAAAGGCGCTTGAAGAGGTTGGCATGAAAGGCATGGAGTTGAAGCCCTTTGCCGAACTCTCCGGCGGACAGCAGCAACGAACGCTGATCGCTCAGGCCCTGTCCGGAGAACCAAAAATTCTTATCCTCGATGAGCCCACCGCTAACATCGATATCGAAGGAGAACAGGCGATTCATTCAACGCTTTCATCACTGAAAGAAAAAATGACAATCCTCTCGGTTTCTCATAACGTTAACACGGTCATCAGTACGGTTTCACATGTACTCTGTGTAAACCGGACAGCAGTAATAAACCCTATCGACGAATTGCATCCGGATACCATTGCCAAGACATATGGAGGAACAATGGCGGTATTGCACCATGCCATGAACTGCCATGTATTCGACCATTCTCGCACCCAGACTCTGCCGCACGGTGCGGAATTAACCGACAGGAAATCTGAGGCCGAATGATAGATTTTTTTCAGGATCTGCAGCGTTATACATTTCTTCAATTAGCCCTTGCCGCGGGCCTGCTCACTTCGGTATCTTCGGGGGTCGTTGGAAGCCTGATTGTTGTTCGTCGTTCTACCTATATTGCAGGAGCGATTTCTCACTGCATTCTCGGCGGCATGGGAGTGGCCAGATTCTTTCAGACAGTCTATGACATTTCCTGGCTTACCCCGCTTACCGGCGCCGTAATTGCAGCATTGATTGCTGCGCTGATTATCGGATGGGTCACGGTCTACGGCAAAGAGCGGATCGATTCGATTTTGAGCATTATCTGGGCTCTCGGCATGGCGATCGGTATTACGTTTATTATGAAAACCCCCGGCTACGGCCAGGATCTGATGAGCTATCTTTTCGGAAGCATTCTCATGGTTTCATCGCAGGATGTTCTTTTGATGGCAATTCTTGACCTGATTATAATTGCCGCAGTTGTTCTCTTTTATAACCGTATTCTCGCGGTTTGTTTTAATGAAGAAGCCGCTCTTGCCAAGGGGATACCGGTAGGATTATATATCATGATTATTCACATACTCACCGCTCTTACCACAGTACTTCTTGTCCAGGTCGTTGGGATTGTGCTTGTTATTGCGCTCCTGACTCTTCCTGCCGCCACAGTTTCGCGATTCACTCACCGGTTGTCATCAATGATGCTCTGGTCATCAGTGCTATGCATGATATTAATCGTTTTGGGGCTTATTATCAGTTACAGTCCCGAGCTTCCGGTTGGCGCCACCATTATCGAGCTTTCGGGTCTGGTATACCTTGGTGCCCTTGGAATGTCCCGATTACAAAATAAAATGTAAAAGTGACATTCATTTCCTTTGCTCACGGTATGGTTTCTCATTATTTTTAGTTTCATTAAAAATTCGACCACCATGAAATTACCAATTAAAACCATAACAGGGGAATCACAAAACCGATGCTCAAGAAATTAGTTCAAATACTAATCATTGGTACAATAATAATTTTTCCCGGATTTTCACAGAAATCTCCAACAACGGTTATTCTCGATACTGATATGGGGCTTGACGATGCCCGGGCGCTGGCATTGCTTTTCTGTTCGCCAAACATTCAGATAAAAGCGGTGGTTACTTCAGATGGTTCATCATCACCTGAAGCCGGGTATGAAAATGTCCAACGGATTTTCAGATATATGAACATAACGCCGATTCCAACCGGTATCGGCGGCCCGATCAATACGCCACCCTGGCGTGAGAAATCAAATACTCTGGGATGGACTCAATGGCCTCCGCCCGACCAGCCAAAGAAAAAGCCCCCGAGGGCTATGACTATAATTGAAAGTGCACTCAATCACGAAAAACAGCCGGTTACCTATATTTGTCTCGGCCCGCTTACCAATCTTGCAGAAGTTATACAAAAAGACAGGAATATCCTCAAACATGTTACACGGGTATTATACTTCGGAAACGCTCCGGACTCAAAAAATCCGGCCTGGAATACCCTCCGCGATATAAAAGCTGCCACACTCGTTTTCGAATCATCTATCCCAGTCTGGTCCTTCGCTCCATCTGGAGATAATCCTATCCCCTTTGATAAATCTCTCTATGACAGAATCGATAAAATTAACACCCCCGCCGCATGGCTTATCGCACTCACGCATCGTGATCCAAGGGTGCAAAAGCAATTCGGCACAAAGCATTCGATGATATGGGATGAAACTATCATTCTCTATCTTAACAAACCAGAGCTTGTCGCAAGCATGGAACGAACCGATAAAAATCCGATGTTCCGATTCACCGCCTGGGATAAAAAGAAAGCCGTCAAGCTCTATCTTGACCTGCTGAAAAATGATCGGCCCTCCATAGTAAAATCGATGGAACCATCCTCCGGACAGGATTTACAACATGACTGATCGTTGCGCTTTATTCAACAATACGGAAAAAACCATCGGAATAATCGCCGTATCCCGATGCGGGATCATAATCCTCGATGATAATTAAACAGGAATCGGACAGCGCCGAAATGTGGAGAGTGTCAAGACTGCCCGTCTGGGAATTGTAGTAATGCTTTACAAAATATTCAGGAACAGTAAAGGTAACTATCGAATCGGTTTGAGGATCAATTGATTTGGTAAATCCCGGGAGTGCAAACTGACATTTCCCGGCGTCGATTGCAATCTTGAGATTGGCATTGCCCGGTTTTTCGGAGCCGACCTTTACCGAACAGATTTCTCCAACAGCATATTCTTCACCACCATTGGGACTGACAACACTGTATACCGGATCAAAACGATCTGATGTACTGTCGCTTGTATCGGAAGGGATTGTATCACGGGGGTCTTCACTGAAATGAACCCGGCCGAAATACAGGGCGGTTGAACGGGCATCAATCGTGGTATCCTGAGGTGTCAGCAGAATCCATTCATTGCTCTGCCAATGCACAATCCAGACTCCCTGCCATTGGGATTCTTTATCGTTTTTCGCGATTAGATAGTCGTTGCTATTACCGAAATACCAGCCCCATGCTTCCATATCCGGGCGAACCTGAGGTGGTGAAAAATTGTTGGAGACAGCATTGAGATTATAATGCTCGCTATAATAGTTTAGCGGTGGATCTCCTGCTCTCCGGAATTCGGTTAATGTAACGCCGGCATGTCCGACAGGAACGCACTTACTGATATCAGTAATAAATGAAGGCACTGATGCACATAAGGAGCCGTCATGGCTCATTGTATGCGAGCAGCCGTCAACACGGCGGTATGTGTCATCTTTCCAAGTATAGATATCATCAACAGTAGCCATGCCGATACCGTTATCAGGAATTGTAATATACTCCGACCGGGCACAGCGAGAGCCGGTTACCCAGTTATCCATTCTTCCGAAAACCTGATCCCCGGCAACACCGAAATTAGCCCATGACGCGGCGGCCAATTCCCAGCGGGGCGATGAGCCGGTGAAATCGACCAGCGTGCGGTGTGCGCCGAAAAACACGGTATCTTCTTCAAAATATACCCGTATCGCCTTCATCACCTGCGAATTGTAAAGATAAAATATCTCTTCACCATAAGGACTATTCCTCACAAAACCCACGACCCTGGGGTAATTGGTATTTAATTTATCAACTGGAACTTCGGTTTTATGCAACCCGTTGTGGGTAATCAACCAGGGAGTCTGGGTCAATTCATCGAGATAGAGAATCCACTTGCCGTTTTCAGATATGCAGAGACAACTCGCCCTGGCATCGTCGGTATGCGCCACCAGCCAGGGCTTATAGGGGTGGTAATGCGACTTGTAGACACCGGGAACATCAACATTTGAAAAGACAAAATACCCCTCCGGCAAACTCGAGGGATCCCCAAGCCATCCATCGTCTTTATGGGTAAAGGATGTAGAGCGGTTCCGGTGTAAACATAGATTTCCCACCTCAGAGTATCGCTCCCCCCACGACTGTCTGATAGGCCCAGGACAATAAAATGAGACCCCGTATCACTGTCCGATGGATCCCAGGTGATCAGTGAATCGGTAAGGGTCATCCCGGCCACACTGTCGATAAAGAATAATTCACAGAGATCCTTATCGCTATCATTAACAGTTACAGGCCTCTCATAGAGCGTCGTATGATGAATCAGTGCCGTCATTTGCTCTGAAGAGGTAATAAATCGAGGGGCATTATTGAACAACTTCACGCAAAGAGACCACGACAGCGTATCCACGCCACCAAAAGGATCGGCAACGGAAACAGTTACAGAGTGAATACCGGTATCGGCCGAATCGGGAATCCATGAAAACAGCGAATCCAGAAGGACCATTCCGTCTGAACTGTCGCCAAAAAAGAACGCTAAAGAATCACCGTCGGAATCAGTAACACGAATTGTATCACGCATTTCCATAGCCGCGTAAACCGTATCGGGGAGCCCCTCGACAGGCGACAGTATTACCGGGGGATGATTTGTATCGCACACGGTTACGTTCCACGAAAGGGTATCGGCCGGCGCCCCGCTGTCGGTAACCGTAACGGTTATCCTGTGCGTCCCCGTGTCTTCAACTGAAGGCATCCATGAATATACCGAATCAACAAGCTGCACCGAAGGAACGGAATCAACAAGTGCGTAGTAGAGTTTGTCGCCGTCGCTGTCCCGGGCACGGATGGTATCCGAATACAGGGAACCGACACTGATCGAATCGTGCAGGGAAACAGAATCATAGAGAATATACGCCCAGTGGTTGGTATCCTGTACAGTAACAGTCCATTGAAGAGTGTCGCTTTTACCAGAGGGGTCTGCAACGACCATAAAGATTTCATGGAACCCGGTATCTTTTTCATGGGGAAACCAGTTCACAAAAGAATCCACCGCCGTAAAACTGTCGGGCATGACCACCAGGTCGAGATTAAGCGTGTCATCCCGGTCCTTGTCATAAACAGCAAGTGTATCCCGGTAGTGCCGACCGACAAAGACAAAGGATTTCATGTCGCCGGAATCGGTAAGAAAGACCGGAGGGTGATTAGTATCAAGAACGGCAAAAGTCCATTCGGCAAGGTCACTGAGACCGCGACTGTCGCGTACGGTAAATACAACCTGATGCAATCCGGTATCTTTTTCGATTGGAGAAACGTGAATGACACTGTCGGTAATTCGTACACAGGGAGAAATGGTAAAATATTCAATAATTGGTGAATCACCGTCCGGTTCATAAATGTGGAGTGTATCTGTTACAACAATTCCGACCCGGCATGTTTCGGGGAGCATTAACGAGTCGATAGTGTTTGTTAATATTTGTGGAGCACGGTTCCGGGGCGAAGAAGGGTCGTTGCTGCAGAGAGAAAGCACGGCAAGAAAAGAAACAGCAAGCAGCCTCCGACTACGTATACGGCACCGGTGAAATATATTGCTCATGTAATAATAATATGCTAGTGTATGTTCTGTTTCAAAAGATTTGAAAATACACTTAATGCACCGAGCATGTACAAACAGAAAAGAGCGATACAAGGAGCTGTTCGCCAAAAACCGACATGGAAGCGCTTCAAAGAGGGCTGGAGAACGAACGTCTCGGCTACAGACTCAGGGCCTATCCTGAAACCTCAGTCTTTTTAATCCCCCGATATTTCTATTTCGTATGATGTGCAGGCATGCAGGAACCGGGAAAGCATTCCTGCCCGGGAGCGATTGAGACGATGTTACTTTTCGGCCATCGAGGGTAAAGACGGCCCGGGAGCTGTTCGCAGGAATCGCATGTCCGAATCGGAGTGTTCCCTTTTTGATGCTGTTTGATGAGGGGGCGAGAGTAACAAACCAGGCCGAGGGATTAGGTTCTCCAACCGGAAAAATTTGGTTCCCCTCATCATTAACCTTGCCGTAGAGTTCATACCAGATTTCAACCGGTTCGCTATAGGGATTCACGAAAGTAGTCTCATAGGGCATTTCGGTAACAACAGCTTCACTGACAATTTCATTCCAGTCGGGATCGATCATTCTGAAAATAAAATAGTAATACATGGTATCACTGTCGGTCAGCCCCGATATTTCGGTATCAAACTCAACTGTACAAGGGGACGTCGCCTGCATGGGGACATCCTGGACACCGGGATAAACCCATTGAATCCGGACCTGTGCATAAAGAGCACCGACGGCACTTACAATAAATAGCGCAATTGCTGGAGAAATGAGGCCCCAAAGGTTTTTTTTCATTATTGTAAAATTTCCCATATTTCCCTCCACCTTTTCGACCGGTAATCAGTAAACAAAAACCTTGTATGAACCGACAGAATTGAATTCGGCGCCGGAAATTTTCAGCGTATAAATTCCTGGAGTTAATCCGCCCGTACCGATTGTCATACGTGCCTTATCATTATCCGTAATCGAGAACATTTTTTTTCCTTGAGCATTATAGAGACTTATATGCACGGGAACAGTTTGTTTTCTAACTAACCGAACAGATTTTCCATCATAAAATATTGTATTACCGGCATATATCTCTGGTGTGGATTTTACTCGCCAATTTGACAAAACTCCAGTTTCAGCTGTCGCCGGTCCGGTTTGTCCCCAGTAATCGACCGCCCGAACCCGATAATAGCCCTTTGTGGCCGGTCCGGAATGGAGATAGGCCGCGGAAACGACATCCTGTTCATTAACCCGGGAATACTGGCCATCCTCTGTGGCGGAATAAAGAATTTCGTAGGTTTTGATATTCTTTGACGGCACTTCATCCCACTCAACAAGGAACTCCCGTGTCTGATACATCCCCCCGTACTGCTTGACATTGACGTTACCGACCGCGGCGGGTGGTGAATCGGGTTGTTGTGTCACTACAAGAAGACTGACGGTGTTATAAGGCAAATCGATATTTTTCGTAAACGTACCGCCGCCGATATCCACCTGAACCGGCTCTTCAAGATATTCCAGTTCATCATGAAGCCGCATATCCGCAAGACGCTGCGCATCCATATTATCGCCGTCATTGGGGTCCACATAGTTGTACGGATTGCTGTGGGTCTCATCGATACGGTAATGGGTATACATGGCCGATGAAAAGGGAATATTGTTGATCGTCACCGATATTTCATGGACCGGTCCCTGTTCCGGAGTTTTTACGCTGTCGTGATAGAGAAGAAGCGCGATATCATCCTGCGCCGTTCTGGTTGCTATCACACCGATATTATCGGTAACCGGTGGCGCCTCAGTGACCGTAATACGTTTTTTTCCCAGCAACGCCATGGCGACAAGGATAGTGTATGAAGGAAGTTTCACCAGGCTGAATCGGGTTGCGCTGCCGAAGGGTACCATAAGCACCCGCTGACCGAATTCGCCCAGATGAATATTATCACGGGCAAGTCCGCCGTAATTAACTCCCATACT contains:
- a CDS encoding fibro-slime domain-containing protein, with protein sequence MFLDGVLMAVYSLKSGVVRGYSKFSFQALLIISTVILAGFVRPIQAQDPDSVVDTSWFQVIIRDFNSEDHPDFETFQGSDARTGAVATSIDTTDDTSSIAGDERGPRLLASAVGTKWSGEDNFEQWYNDVSGVNRKFAIELPFLVHANGLVTYIDSNFFPLNSGEPYVSLNDPALEPFDDYYDGNNFSFTTEFHATFTYLQDKDQVFSFTGDDDVWVFINDSLVIDLGGVHPPRSASVRLNDLPDGFLEDGKTYTFDFFHAERHTVESNVRITTSIKLNIRKKTKIVKAKIRDFKEKNTIDTAGMHPDFNYYSCGPTYGMVQNTIFEGVQNSPFPGDHRQVVLKSGAGCATTTSNFGQWYNDVAGVNRPFYIDIQFDEIDGEPGVYGISFPQFFPIDNDSNWTPAYPGGPDPYGHLQTDHPDHNYGFTTEIHTQVTYNEGTGQFFIFRGDDDVWAFVNDSLVMDLGGVHSAISDSIRLDSLPDGFLVDGVVYPFDFYHAERYIPDSRVTIKTNFQLDTYVFEGIETLVQFSNFQDFTDADTIEAYVKASNTFYIQVYDDSKTKGVDTTEIELIGPDGERETVQLIEAGTGTYRGSIDFGDPGARVSNNDVFDVGIDDDISFSFLGIGQEDQGPITGTVTLTAFDSEIAFGNSSSYSDLASLSEFRKRSDSLFIQITDDSKTSGEDEVTIELAGPDGESETVTLTESSPTVYRGVIAFGQSTDRTSGNDILNVAVGDELSYTYNGINEDQKTGSTTLEGQAAKVEFFNTGNYSNEIIGGSYGRYNDTLYIQVTDDSKTPDTDEITITIEGPSGERETITLTETEPGIYRGSIPFAPTDSRTADNDALEIDIGETYTYTYNGIGEPDPTTSTTVLSGALGQVYYANTDDYSDQAKLTDFYKTGDLLYIRVYDDDKTAGIDTVTIKLMTMGSEEEVVTLIETSAGVYDGSIAWGNASDKVAHNGGYDITIDEQFQYKYDPIGEPAGDIEFGRLKGVETPVMRGLQRGMIMKFQALTTAGGSFFTLPEKGILTLYSLDGRVITRNLLQKNSIFAVPSEIAGKMVLYTWQTKSIVKQGRMLVVK
- a CDS encoding ATP-binding cassette domain-containing protein, translating into MNVPLVEFTKVCFSYGRHEVLHNVSFTIEANSFVGIVGPNGGGKTTLLRLLLGLIKPERGTIRVFGKSPQKARAQTGYVMQHMEYDSRFPATVMDIVLMGRVHNHWVGPYSREDKRHAEKALEEVGMKGMELKPFAELSGGQQQRTLIAQALSGEPKILILDEPTANIDIEGEQAIHSTLSSLKEKMTILSVSHNVNTVISTVSHVLCVNRTAVINPIDELHPDTIAKTYGGTMAVLHHAMNCHVFDHSRTQTLPHGAELTDRKSEAE
- a CDS encoding iron chelate uptake ABC transporter family permease subunit; translated protein: MIDFFQDLQRYTFLQLALAAGLLTSVSSGVVGSLIVVRRSTYIAGAISHCILGGMGVARFFQTVYDISWLTPLTGAVIAALIAALIIGWVTVYGKERIDSILSIIWALGMAIGITFIMKTPGYGQDLMSYLFGSILMVSSQDVLLMAILDLIIIAAVVLFYNRILAVCFNEEAALAKGIPVGLYIMIIHILTALTTVLLVQVVGIVLVIALLTLPAATVSRFTHRLSSMMLWSSVLCMILIVLGLIISYSPELPVGATIIELSGLVYLGALGMSRLQNKM